The Podospora bellae-mahoneyi strain CBS 112042 chromosome 7, whole genome shotgun sequence genomic sequence TACCTACATGTCAGCAAGTGAGAATGATCCACCCGATTCTCCTGCAGGAACCGGGGTGGTTTCGGGGGGAGGCAGCACTACATCGTCATTTTGGAATCTGAACCGATGGCGAGGGATCACGGCCTTCAAAGTCACCGCTTCGTCGCCAAACCAAAGCGGTAGCGGTGTGGAGGGACACAAACGCAGCGACAGCCGCAGTTCTATAGTGAAGCGGGTCCAAGGGGACGCCGGTCCTGGCGATCAGAAGGAACAAGGCAGCCCAGAACAGCGCGTAGGAACATCAAGGCGACAGAGCACAGGCACGGGGCTGTTACCAGCTGCTCATGTGGTGAGAAACAGCACTGATGGAAACGGAAAGGACAGGAAGCATCAGCGCATGTCTCTCCCAGCTGGAGCAGTCTTGAGCCAGGCCGACAGCGAGGCTGACGTCCGGTCCATCCCAGCGAATGGAGGGATGGTAGCGCCCGTCAACCCTCTGCAAGTGCGTCGAGATGGCTCTCCATACCGGCACCTCTGGAGTCGCGGAAGCTCGTCCCACGACAGCGGAGGGAGACCTGGCTCAGATTTGGGCAGTTAGAGATGTCTAGAGGATTGTATCTATACTACTCCATAAGAGCGAGCGTTTTGTTAGCATGGCGTTGGATAGGTTGTGACGCAGTTGGATGAAAGGGGGTTCCAGGACAAAATTGGAGCTTCAATGCCGTGTTGCGTTGGGTTCGCTGAGAATATACCATAAACCAAAAGCGAAGCAAATAATACCCCGTAATTCATGCTTGCTGAAAAGAGGGTATCCAGAAGTGCGCCACACAAGCCAGAGACAAGCTGGCCCACGGCCAACCCAGCGGCCAACCGTTTGTATCTCCAACGACATACCACCACTTGCTTCGTGGTGGCTGCTGTATCTCTCTTCCCTGGTCTCTGTGCCAAAGCCTCGTTCGGCCATGTCTGACCCATATCATATGGTACCAAATTCAGCACTCCTTTTCCAACCCCTTTTAAGCAGtggcggcagcctcctcctccttctcctcctccttgggagCCTCCTCAGCCGAACCCTCGGCacccttcttggccagctcgcccagctcGTTGGCCAACAGGGTCAGGTTCCTGGGGTCGGCGCCGCGGATCTGGACGACGCGGTCGGCGCTctcgccctcgccgagcttgacgccgccgccgagctTGCGGCCCTGGACGTCGACGCCCTTGCCCACCTGGCcgtcgacgacgaagacgaaggaGGGCATGGCGGTGATGCCGTACTCCTTTGCGATGTCGGCCGAGGCGTCGACGTCGATTTTGGCGAAGGCGAGCTGGCCTGGGACGGAGTGAGACTTGGAGAGCTTGGCGAAGAGGGGGGCTATGGCTTTGCAGGGTCCGCACCTGGGGGGGCGAGATAGTTAGTAAAAcggcggggggtggggggataTTGTAGTTGGTAGAAAGTAAGTAGAGGGGGGATAACATACCACTCGGCCCAGAAGTCGAGGATGACGTatttggtggaggtgatgagCTGGTTGAGCTCGTCCAGGGTAGAGATTTTGATTGGCTCGGCCATTGTAGCGGTTTGTAGCGGGAGGAACTAAAAATGTCGTTGGTATAGGTGTGAGATATGAAAGTTCACGATTTCAGGGGTCGTAGAAACGGATATTTCACGATGCGCAAAGGGTTCACTGAAAGGGATTAATAATGGGGGTGCGGGGTTTATGGCAGAGCTGCAGGACAGGGAGCGGGATTGCAATGGCGGGGTCTTTTCCACGCGTGCTGGGGACCGCGATGCGGGGCAGTTTGGATCAATCGAGTCTGTACCATGTCTTGGCTCCATGTCCCACGGTTCACGGGCTCAACTCAGATGCCAACTCGCCTCTGCAATTCATTTGTCACAGCTTGGGGGTCCTGCAAGCCGCCATAACAGCTGCTCGAAAACGGAAGGTGCCACTGTCGCTGATCTGCCGAACCTAGCCTCTCGCTTCTCACTCTGCGATTCACCATTGCGGAGATTCCATTTAAGCTTAAATCGCCAGACCTTTCGGTGTCTCATCAGTCAAGTTCACTAAAGAAGCCATCTTGTAAACAGACAACATGGCCAACCTTGCCTCTGCAAAGATTAAAGCCCGCCTGGAGCGCTCATACGACGCGATAGCAACCACCTACAACACCTGGGCCGTTAACCATCCATGTTCGCTGAGGTTCTCCTATCTAGATCGCCTCCTCAGTCTCTTGCAGACCGAAAACCCAACAGATGACTCAGAAGCACCAACCAAGTCGGCGCTGGAGCTGGGCTGCGGCAACGGGtaccccatcctccaacgTCAAAGGAAAGTTCCTTGCGTACGCTATTGGATGACAGAAAGCCTCATCGGTTGCCTTACAATGCACCGTCGTCATGCGCCCAAGTAATCGAAACCGATAacgaggagggaggctgcAAGCGCGCGGCGAGCTCTTCAACACTTAGAGTCAGAGGCCTCTGGGGCTGAGCTGAGCTGAATTCGGAATGAAACAACACCGAATTTCCAGTTCAGACCCTTATCAGCTGCTGCATAGCTCCAAGCCATGTGACCTCGATGCAGGGGAAATATCGAAAGAAAGATAAGAAT encodes the following:
- the TRX3 gene encoding mitochondrial thioredoxin (EggNog:ENOG503P5A0; COG:O), encoding MAEPIKISTLDELNQLITSTKYVILDFWAEWCGPCKAIAPLFAKLSKSHSVPGQLAFAKIDVDASADIAKEYGITAMPSFVFVVDGQVGKGVDVQGRKLGGGVKLGEGESADRVVQIRGADPRNLTLLANELGELAKKGAEGSAEEAPKEEEKEEEAAATA